One window from the genome of [Clostridium] celerecrescens 18A encodes:
- a CDS encoding PadR family transcriptional regulator — MIELIILGFLSYNDPLTLYDIKKGMERSTEYFASTSQGAIHPALVKLEKNGYIISKEEVKNNRTKKLYRITDSGRERFSILMRQDLGSDKYKSTQLLKMLFFNELTKEERLESINLHIKNFKNMQQDLVNIRDEGNLRLEEMGLSPDNHRPAKYENDALAFGLAYTSFVIKWFEDYFIRIEEEL; from the coding sequence ATGATAGAGTTAATTATTTTAGGATTTTTATCTTATAATGATCCTCTTACCTTATATGATATAAAAAAGGGAATGGAAAGAAGCACCGAATATTTTGCAAGTACAAGTCAAGGAGCAATACATCCGGCCTTAGTGAAACTTGAGAAGAATGGATATATAATTTCAAAAGAGGAAGTTAAAAATAACAGGACAAAAAAGTTATATAGAATTACGGATTCTGGAAGAGAGAGATTTAGCATCTTAATGAGACAGGATTTGGGTTCTGATAAGTATAAGTCCACACAATTGCTAAAGATGTTATTCTTTAACGAATTAACCAAAGAAGAACGGCTGGAATCGATTAACCTCCATATTAAGAATTTTAAAAATATGCAGCAAGACCTTGTAAATATTAGAGATGAAGGGAACCTGCGCCTTGAGGAAATGGGATTATCTCCAGATAATCATAGACCGGCAAAATATGAAAATGATGCTCTTGCATTTGGCCTTGCATATACCAGCTTTGTTATAAAGTGGTTTGAAGATTATTTCATAAGGATTGAGGAGGAGTTATGA
- a CDS encoding flavodoxin family protein gives MKISIFDLGQNKRNESLAQEIKDYYAETKKETEVVIYHPMDTEMKDCIGCWSCWWKTPGKCALNDDAFKLYKDYINSDEVVILFRTANGFIDSKGKTFLDRLIQHYLPYIKLRNGECGHLKRYDKYPVMNFYFEKTGLSTDEVKVIKDYLTRVAYHFQSSCNEILYENESIQTAELDNTKPLAESLSKEIIERKPNGKWVIYNGSPRGNHSNSKLIIEKIIMGMKVQGVENIEVRNLINIKEQKNWAENFSSVENNLFVFPLYVHAMPGSVMKFFEQLRPMNNKEVHMAFLVQSGFPETSQSYYLRPYLELITKRLGVSFDGIIIKGGVEGIQMKPEKANKKFFDQMETIGRTYAGKGIMDLNLKKEYEKSEYLSKGIQLLFSIFSLTGLTNYYWDFNLKKNGAYEKRFAKPYKE, from the coding sequence ATGAAGATATCGATTTTTGATTTAGGGCAAAATAAAAGAAATGAATCTCTGGCTCAGGAAATAAAGGATTACTATGCAGAAACAAAAAAAGAAACTGAGGTAGTTATCTATCATCCTATGGATACTGAAATGAAGGATTGCATCGGTTGCTGGAGTTGCTGGTGGAAGACTCCTGGAAAATGTGCTTTGAATGATGATGCATTTAAATTGTATAAGGATTATATAAACAGTGATGAAGTGGTTATTTTGTTTCGTACAGCAAATGGCTTTATAGATAGCAAGGGAAAAACATTTCTGGACCGATTAATTCAACATTATTTACCCTACATTAAATTAAGAAATGGTGAATGTGGTCACCTGAAACGATATGATAAATATCCTGTTATGAACTTCTATTTTGAAAAGACTGGGTTAAGTACTGATGAAGTAAAAGTCATAAAGGACTATCTCACCCGGGTGGCATATCATTTCCAAAGCTCTTGTAATGAAATTTTGTATGAAAACGAAAGCATACAAACAGCTGAATTAGATAACACAAAGCCTCTGGCCGAGAGTTTATCAAAGGAAATTATTGAAAGAAAACCTAACGGTAAATGGGTGATTTATAATGGATCTCCAAGAGGGAATCATTCTAACAGTAAGCTGATCATTGAAAAGATAATAATGGGAATGAAAGTACAGGGAGTAGAAAATATTGAAGTCAGGAATTTGATTAATATAAAAGAACAGAAAAATTGGGCTGAAAATTTCAGTTCCGTTGAAAATAATTTATTTGTTTTTCCGCTTTATGTTCACGCTATGCCAGGATCGGTAATGAAATTTTTTGAACAACTAAGGCCGATGAACAATAAAGAGGTACATATGGCATTTTTAGTACAGTCCGGTTTTCCGGAAACCAGTCAGTCATACTATTTGAGACCTTATCTTGAACTAATTACAAAAAGGCTGGGGGTATCCTTTGATGGAATCATTATAAAAGGCGGTGTGGAAGGGATTCAAATGAAACCGGAAAAAGCCAACAAAAAGTTCTTTGATCAAATGGAGACAATAGGCAGAACGTATGCCGGCAAAGGAATTATGGATTTAAACTTGAAAAAAGAATATGAAAAATCGGAGTATCTATCAAAAGGGATTCAATTATTATTTTCTATATTCTCGTTAACCGGGTTAACGAACTACTATTGGGATTTCAACCTTAAGAAGAATGGTGCTTATGAAAAAAGATTTGCAAAACCATATAAGGAATGA
- a CDS encoding GNAT family N-acetyltransferase — translation MREYFLKTNRIGFSKWSASDFDLAAQLWGDKEVTQFICASGTFTHQEIIDRLNTEIHNDEVFHIQYWPIFELTTGELIGCCGIRPFQMNPHSYELGSHLRKKFWGMGYASEAARAVINYSFDILKADKLYAGHHPQNKASEKLLLKLGFQYIGLNFYEPTGLYHPSYEIGVKV, via the coding sequence ATGCGAGAGTATTTTTTAAAAACAAACCGGATAGGTTTCTCGAAGTGGAGTGCATCCGATTTTGATTTGGCTGCCCAGCTATGGGGAGATAAAGAGGTCACACAGTTTATTTGTGCTTCCGGAACGTTTACACATCAGGAAATCATTGACCGCCTGAATACTGAAATTCATAATGATGAGGTGTTTCATATACAGTATTGGCCTATTTTTGAGCTTACTACAGGTGAACTGATTGGCTGTTGCGGTATCCGCCCCTTTCAAATGAATCCGCATTCTTATGAGCTTGGTTCTCATCTACGAAAAAAATTCTGGGGTATGGGGTATGCCTCCGAGGCAGCAAGGGCTGTCATAAATTACAGTTTTGATATTTTAAAAGCAGATAAATTGTATGCAGGACATCATCCGCAAAATAAGGCTTCAGAAAAGCTGCTCTTGAAACTGGGCTTTCAATATATTGGTTTAAATTTTTATGAACCGACGGGACTGTATCATCCGTCCTATGAAATCGGGGTGAAGGTTTAA
- a CDS encoding GNAT family N-acetyltransferase encodes MECIIREWQIEDSENLALVINNKKIQDNLRDGLPYPYSVEDAKEYITSMLSADKDETYAFAITVDDKAIGSIGVFRCNNIHFRSAEMGYYIAESYWGKGIGTSAVKQTCRYIFEHTDIIRIFAEPFAYNTASCHILEKAGFQCEGILRKNAIKNGVILDMKMYALIKED; translated from the coding sequence ATGGAGTGTATAATACGGGAATGGCAGATAGAGGATTCCGAAAATTTAGCATTAGTAATAAATAACAAGAAAATCCAAGATAATCTAAGAGATGGGTTACCTTATCCCTATTCCGTAGAAGATGCGAAAGAATACATTACCTCTATGTTGTCGGCGGACAAGGATGAGACATATGCTTTTGCAATTACAGTAGATGATAAAGCGATTGGAAGCATTGGAGTGTTCCGTTGTAACAACATTCATTTCAGAAGTGCTGAAATGGGTTATTATATAGCAGAATCCTATTGGGGTAAAGGGATTGGTACAAGTGCAGTGAAGCAGACCTGCAGGTATATTTTTGAACATACGGATATTATCAGGATTTTTGCAGAACCCTTTGCTTATAATACAGCATCTTGTCATATTCTTGAAAAGGCAGGTTTCCAATGTGAAGGTATTTTAAGAAAGAATGCAATAAAAAATGGGGTTATTCTCGACATGAAAATGTATGCACTGATTAAAGAAGATTGA
- a CDS encoding 4Fe-4S dicluster domain-containing protein, which translates to MGHITSKDAYKNLEERINWFTQGAPPTESLYKILQVLYTEKEAKWVALLPVRPFTAKKAAKIWNTSEWKAEAFLEHLCEKALLVDSFYNGVRQFVMPPPMAGFIEFALMRTRGDIDQKYLSELYYQYMNVEEDFVKDLFFATETYLGRVYVQEPVLASENTIHILDYERASHMIEDAAYIGLGTCYCRHKMLHAGHPCEINAPLDVCLTLGNVARSLAENGQHARLIDKKEAMDVLERSYAANLVQIGENVREAPAFICNCCGCCCEALQAARKFSPMQPVATTNFIPKISEQCIGCGKCAKVCPVLAISMQKYKEGKAAAQVDEEVCLGCGVCVRSCPKNAIELMRRKVQVITPVNSTHRFVLQAIEKGTLQNLIFDNQAFANHRAMAAVLGVILKLPPLKQMMASKQFKSIYLDKLLSNKNTKRS; encoded by the coding sequence ATGGGACATATTACAAGCAAAGATGCCTATAAGAATTTAGAAGAAAGAATCAATTGGTTCACACAAGGGGCTCCGCCAACGGAAAGCCTGTATAAAATTTTGCAAGTTCTATATACAGAAAAGGAAGCCAAATGGGTCGCATTATTGCCGGTTCGTCCATTTACAGCAAAAAAAGCAGCTAAAATCTGGAACACCAGTGAATGGAAAGCAGAAGCTTTTTTAGAGCATCTTTGTGAGAAAGCGTTACTTGTGGATTCATTTTATAATGGGGTACGTCAATTTGTAATGCCACCGCCAATGGCAGGGTTCATTGAATTTGCATTGATGCGCACAAGAGGCGATATTGATCAGAAATATTTAAGTGAATTGTATTATCAATACATGAATGTAGAGGAAGATTTTGTAAAGGATTTATTTTTCGCAACAGAGACGTATCTTGGACGAGTCTATGTTCAGGAGCCGGTCCTGGCAAGTGAAAACACAATTCATATTTTGGATTATGAAAGAGCCAGTCATATGATTGAAGATGCAGCTTATATAGGCCTTGGAACCTGTTATTGCAGGCACAAAATGCTGCATGCAGGCCATCCATGTGAAATTAATGCACCGTTGGATGTTTGCCTCACCCTTGGAAATGTGGCCCGTTCTCTTGCAGAAAATGGACAGCATGCAAGATTAATTGATAAGAAAGAAGCAATGGATGTATTAGAACGTTCTTATGCAGCAAATCTTGTACAAATTGGCGAAAATGTTCGTGAGGCTCCGGCTTTTATCTGTAATTGCTGCGGTTGCTGCTGCGAAGCTTTGCAGGCAGCAAGAAAATTCAGTCCAATGCAGCCTGTGGCTACTACAAATTTTATACCTAAGATTTCGGAACAATGTATAGGATGTGGTAAATGTGCAAAGGTATGTCCGGTATTGGCTATTTCCATGCAAAAATACAAAGAGGGGAAAGCAGCAGCACAGGTGGACGAGGAGGTATGTCTTGGCTGTGGTGTATGTGTGCGGAGCTGTCCTAAAAATGCCATTGAATTAATGCGAAGAAAGGTACAAGTCATTACACCGGTAAATAGTACTCATAGATTTGTGCTGCAAGCAATCGAAAAGGGAACCCTCCAAAATCTCATATTTGATAATCAGGCATTTGCCAATCATCGTGCGATGGCAGCAGTACTTGGTGTTATACTTAAATTACCCCCATTAAAGCAGATGATGGCTAGCAAACAGTTTAAATCCATATATTTGGATAAATTGCTGTCAAATAAGAACACTAAAAGGTCATAA
- a CDS encoding DUF2089 domain-containing protein, giving the protein MKYKAPGKCPVCGEKLSITKLSCPRCSTAIEGDFQPCEFCRLPEEDLEFVKVFIRCRGNIKDVEKELGISYPTVRGKLDSVIRGLGYEVSSKESMKENEDKATARNEILDQLSKGEISPKEATERIKNL; this is encoded by the coding sequence ATGAAATACAAAGCTCCGGGTAAATGTCCCGTATGTGGTGAGAAGCTTTCCATAACCAAGCTAAGCTGTCCTAGGTGTTCTACAGCCATTGAAGGCGATTTCCAGCCTTGTGAATTCTGTCGTCTTCCAGAAGAGGATCTCGAGTTTGTCAAGGTATTCATAAGATGCCGCGGTAATATCAAGGATGTTGAGAAAGAACTGGGCATCTCCTATCCCACGGTCCGGGGTAAACTGGATTCGGTCATAAGAGGCCTTGGGTATGAAGTATCATCAAAAGAATCAATGAAGGAGAATGAAGATAAAGCAACCGCCAGGAATGAAATTCTTGACCAATTATCAAAAGGTGAAATCTCCCCAAAGGAAGCAACGGAACGAATTAAAAATCTATAA
- a CDS encoding SHOCT-like domain-containing protein yields MSEQQKILEMIEKGQITAAEGMELLEALNVTKGTEAIQRVEAVTAARRNYKFLKVKVTSDDNSVNVNVNIPLRLLTTISEIADKMTTMVPADARREMEAKGINISSIDFAKIIEEIINGTLDDPNIVDVEAWDESHKAMVKVKVYVD; encoded by the coding sequence ATGAGTGAACAACAAAAAATACTGGAAATGATAGAAAAAGGGCAGATTACCGCTGCAGAAGGCATGGAGCTTTTGGAAGCTCTGAATGTGACAAAGGGAACAGAAGCAATCCAAAGGGTTGAAGCTGTAACAGCTGCAAGACGAAACTATAAGTTCCTTAAAGTAAAAGTAACGTCGGATGACAATTCCGTTAATGTTAACGTAAATATACCGTTACGATTGCTGACTACGATCAGTGAAATCGCTGATAAGATGACTACTATGGTTCCTGCTGATGCCAGAAGAGAGATGGAAGCAAAGGGGATCAATATTTCCAGCATCGATTTTGCAAAGATAATCGAAGAAATCATAAACGGCACCTTGGATGATCCGAATATCGTTGATGTGGAAGCCTGGGATGAAAGCCATAAAGCAATGGTAAAGGTGAAAGTATATGTCGATTAA
- a CDS encoding phage holin family protein, producing the protein MTKPFIKYISIVLTIYLMSYVSHSVYIGSIPALLIMGLVLLAVNFILKPILLLFTLPVNLLTLGLFSFIVNAWTIMIADQFVADISMGGFLNSLLAAFIIAIFNHLLRDMNKG; encoded by the coding sequence ATGACGAAGCCGTTCATAAAATATATATCAATCGTATTAACCATATATCTGATGTCATATGTATCACACTCGGTTTATATTGGCAGCATCCCGGCACTTCTTATTATGGGCTTGGTACTGTTGGCAGTAAACTTTATATTAAAGCCGATTCTGCTGTTGTTTACACTGCCGGTTAACTTACTGACCTTAGGATTATTCAGTTTTATTGTGAATGCCTGGACGATTATGATTGCAGATCAATTTGTAGCAGACATAAGCATGGGCGGCTTTCTTAATTCACTTCTGGCTGCCTTTATCATTGCTATCTTTAATCATCTGCTCAGGGATATGAATAAGGGATAA
- a CDS encoding 8-oxoguanine deaminase: MKGTLLVKNVKHLVTCDADDRLLEGVNVLIKNGVIAEVGSNEQTADDVIDASNMVMYPGLINTHHHLYQTFSRNLPQVQRMELFPWLKTLYEIWKHVDENVVYYSSLTGLGELLKTGCTTCLDHHYVFPKHAGTGLLDAQFSAAEALGIRFHATRGSMDLSVKDGGLPPDSVVQTVDEILKDSEAAVKKFHDGSPYSMRQVALAPCSPFSVTGELLKESAKLARKLGVRLHTHLAETKDEEQFTLSHFGMRPLAYMESLGWVGPDVWYAHGIHFNEDELELLARTQTGVAHCPISNMKLSSGIASIPEMLNLDVPVGLAVDGSASNDGSNLLEEMRVGYLLHRLNDSRKAPSGYDMLKIATKGSARVLGRENLGEISAGMAADFFLVNLNRIDMIGAQFDPMSILSTVGLKGSVDYTVVNGNIVVKEGRLVRMDEENLVRKANEAVADYLNN; this comes from the coding sequence ATGAAAGGAACCCTGCTTGTAAAGAATGTAAAACATCTTGTGACATGTGACGCTGATGACAGACTGCTGGAGGGAGTGAATGTGCTGATAAAGAACGGTGTAATAGCCGAAGTCGGCAGCAATGAACAAACAGCTGATGATGTGATCGACGCATCTAATATGGTGATGTATCCGGGACTTATTAATACTCACCATCATTTATATCAAACCTTCAGCCGTAATTTGCCTCAGGTTCAGAGGATGGAATTATTCCCGTGGTTAAAAACTTTATATGAAATCTGGAAGCACGTAGATGAGAACGTGGTTTATTACAGTTCCCTTACAGGACTTGGGGAGCTGTTAAAAACAGGGTGTACCACCTGTTTGGACCATCATTACGTGTTCCCAAAGCATGCCGGAACAGGGCTATTGGATGCCCAGTTTTCTGCAGCGGAGGCGCTTGGCATCCGTTTTCACGCCACAAGAGGCAGTATGGACTTGAGTGTGAAGGACGGAGGTTTGCCGCCGGATTCCGTTGTCCAGACAGTGGATGAGATTTTAAAGGATTCCGAAGCTGCTGTGAAAAAATTCCATGATGGCAGCCCATATTCCATGCGCCAGGTGGCATTGGCTCCCTGTTCTCCCTTCAGTGTGACCGGGGAACTTTTGAAGGAATCGGCAAAGCTGGCCAGAAAGCTGGGGGTAAGACTACACACTCATCTGGCAGAGACAAAGGATGAAGAACAATTTACCCTTTCTCACTTTGGTATGCGGCCTTTAGCATATATGGAAAGCCTTGGCTGGGTCGGCCCCGATGTATGGTATGCCCACGGGATTCATTTTAACGAGGATGAATTGGAGCTTTTGGCCAGAACTCAGACAGGTGTAGCTCATTGTCCCATCTCCAACATGAAGCTGTCTTCCGGCATCGCTTCCATCCCGGAAATGCTTAATCTGGATGTCCCTGTAGGCTTGGCTGTGGACGGATCAGCCAGCAACGACGGCTCCAATCTTCTGGAAGAAATGAGAGTGGGATACCTTCTCCACAGGCTAAATGACAGCCGGAAGGCACCTAGCGGATATGATATGCTGAAAATCGCAACTAAGGGAAGTGCAAGAGTGCTGGGCCGGGAAAATTTAGGAGAAATTTCTGCAGGCATGGCGGCGGATTTTTTCCTGGTCAATTTAAACCGTATTGATATGATAGGCGCTCAGTTTGATCCAATGTCGATTTTGAGCACGGTGGGGCTTAAGGGCAGTGTGGACTATACGGTTGTAAATGGCAATATTGTTGTGAAAGAAGGCCGGCTGGTGCGAATGGACGAAGAGAATTTGGTTCGGAAAGCAAATGAAGCCGTAGCTGACTATTTAAATAACTGA
- a CDS encoding cupin domain-containing protein yields the protein MHTADYFIKNLNMTAHPEGGFYKEIYASEETITSKELKVDFEGSRILWTSIYFLLRDGEVSNFHRLKSDEMWYYHSGSPLTIYMISPKGEFFTEQLGLDIENNEKPQVLVPKDYIFGSAMNNKGYALVGCMVSPGFEFKDFELFKRSELIERYPQHQQIILKLTSNE from the coding sequence ATGCATACAGCAGATTATTTTATTAAAAACTTGAACATGACAGCACATCCGGAAGGTGGGTTTTACAAAGAAATTTATGCGTCGGAAGAAACTATAACTTCAAAAGAGTTAAAGGTTGACTTTGAAGGTTCACGAATACTTTGGACAAGTATCTATTTTTTACTCAGGGACGGAGAAGTATCTAATTTTCACAGACTAAAATCAGATGAAATGTGGTACTATCATTCGGGTTCTCCCCTGACGATTTATATGATCAGCCCAAAGGGAGAGTTTTTCACCGAACAGCTTGGACTTGATATTGAAAATAATGAAAAGCCTCAAGTATTGGTGCCAAAGGATTATATATTTGGTTCCGCTATGAATAATAAAGGATATGCATTAGTGGGCTGTATGGTATCGCCAGGATTTGAATTTAAAGACTTTGAGCTATTCAAAAGAAGTGAGTTGATAGAAAGATATCCTCAGCATCAGCAGATTATTCTTAAACTGACTTCCAATGAATAA
- a CDS encoding nitroreductase family protein — MLFDILKSRRSIRKFQNKEVEKEKINVILKSALLSPSSRSIRPWHFIAVTDADLIRQLSLCREPGSQFLAGAPLAIAVLADKGSSDVWIEDTSIAAAIIQLTAQDLDLGSCWIQVRERFHTEQETAEDYIREVLEIPEQYSVECMIAIGYPAEEKKPYEERTLPYQKLHYNKF, encoded by the coding sequence ATGCTATTTGACATTTTAAAATCCAGGAGAAGCATTAGAAAGTTTCAAAATAAGGAAGTTGAAAAAGAAAAAATTAATGTGATTCTTAAAAGTGCCCTGCTGTCTCCATCATCCCGGTCCATCAGACCCTGGCATTTTATCGCCGTCACCGATGCGGATCTGATCCGCCAGCTCTCTCTTTGCAGAGAACCTGGTTCTCAGTTTTTAGCAGGTGCTCCTTTGGCAATAGCAGTATTGGCGGATAAAGGTTCAAGTGACGTATGGATTGAGGATACGTCCATAGCGGCAGCGATTATTCAATTGACGGCACAGGATTTAGATCTTGGGTCGTGTTGGATTCAAGTAAGAGAAAGATTCCATACAGAACAGGAGACAGCAGAAGATTATATAAGAGAAGTGCTGGAAATACCTGAGCAATATAGTGTTGAATGTATGATTGCCATTGGCTATCCCGCAGAGGAGAAAAAGCCATATGAAGAACGTACGCTGCCATATCAAAAGCTTCATTACAACAAGTTTTAA
- a CDS encoding flavin reductase family protein: MKKEIEVFDYTNEIMKALKTGVLLTTQTDDKVNSMTISWGTLGIEWSKPIFTVFVRENRFTKLQLEKNPEFTINIPYGDFDKKILGVCGTKSGHSIDKIKELNLSLETPNAISVPAIKELPLTLECRVVYKQKQDEHEITEEYRNAFYPQDVDSSFHGANKDFHTAYYGEILSAYIIE; encoded by the coding sequence ATGAAAAAAGAGATTGAAGTATTTGATTATACCAATGAAATCATGAAAGCACTAAAAACAGGCGTTTTGCTGACCACACAGACAGATGACAAGGTGAATTCCATGACAATTTCCTGGGGTACCCTGGGAATTGAATGGTCAAAACCGATCTTTACTGTTTTTGTTAGAGAGAACCGCTTTACAAAACTTCAGCTGGAAAAAAATCCTGAATTCACGATTAATATACCATATGGCGATTTTGACAAAAAGATCCTGGGGGTATGCGGAACAAAGTCCGGTCATTCCATTGATAAAATCAAAGAACTTAACCTGTCACTTGAAACACCCAATGCTATTTCTGTTCCTGCTATTAAGGAGCTCCCTTTAACGCTTGAGTGCAGGGTTGTATATAAGCAAAAACAAGATGAACACGAAATTACCGAAGAATACCGAAACGCATTTTACCCACAGGATGTAGACAGTTCATTCCACGGCGCAAACAAAGATTTTCATACCGCTTATTACGGAGAGATTCTAAGTGCATATATTATCGAATAA
- a CDS encoding CatA-like O-acetyltransferase has translation MDKIKIDKFLDNQGKITQLPQKQSIRAATLCYLAEKFESNRNYTEKEVNSICEAWHTFGDYFILRRELIDYGLLCREPDGSRYWKPKNDLPNRTDKELRLNTAFHLIDFDNWDRKQYFYYFTKMLPTGFSISVEADITNTYNMIKKQNKKFFPAYLYLASKLITEQQEFRISNLNEQLGYYEVLHPSYACFHQDDKTMSNMWTEYDPNFEIFYDNYMEDQDRYADNHGILAKPDTPPQNSFMIGMLPWIKFTSYTPVPYADINNYFPVIQAGQFFDRDGKKIMPLSITVHHAVADGYHVGLFLEKFKTGIAAPESWI, from the coding sequence TTGGATAAAATTAAAATAGATAAATTTCTTGATAATCAAGGTAAAATTACGCAATTACCACAAAAGCAATCCATCAGAGCTGCAACGCTCTGTTATCTGGCTGAAAAATTTGAATCAAACCGTAATTATACAGAAAAAGAAGTAAACTCCATCTGTGAAGCTTGGCATACGTTCGGAGATTATTTCATACTCAGGCGGGAACTTATTGATTATGGTTTATTATGTCGCGAGCCAGACGGATCACGATATTGGAAGCCAAAAAACGATCTGCCGAATAGAACAGATAAAGAATTACGATTAAATACTGCCTTTCATCTCATTGATTTTGATAACTGGGATAGGAAACAATATTTCTATTATTTCACGAAAATGTTACCTACCGGATTTTCCATTAGTGTGGAAGCAGACATTACCAACACCTATAATATGATAAAAAAGCAAAACAAAAAGTTTTTCCCTGCTTATTTATATCTGGCTTCAAAGCTAATCACTGAACAGCAGGAATTTCGTATCTCCAATTTAAACGAGCAACTTGGTTATTATGAGGTTTTACATCCCTCTTATGCATGTTTCCATCAAGATGACAAGACGATGTCAAATATGTGGACGGAGTATGACCCGAATTTCGAGATTTTCTATGATAATTACATGGAGGATCAGGATCGATATGCAGACAACCATGGGATATTGGCAAAACCTGATACTCCACCGCAGAATAGCTTTATGATAGGTATGCTGCCATGGATTAAATTTACAAGTTATACACCAGTACCTTATGCCGATATCAACAATTATTTTCCCGTAATACAGGCGGGGCAATTTTTTGATAGAGATGGAAAAAAAATTATGCCTCTTTCTATTACCGTTCACCATGCTGTGGCTGACGGATATCATGTGGGGTTGTTTTTAGAAAAGTTCAAGACTGGTATTGCAGCTCCTGAAAGCTGGATATAG
- a CDS encoding sialate O-acetylesterase has translation MVKSFLMLGQSNMAGRGFIHEVSPIFNERIQMLRNGRWQMMTEPINYDRPVSGISLAASFADAWCQINEKDTIGLIPCAEGGSTLDEWAIDGVLFKHAVNEARFAVQNSELTGILWHQGESDSTNGNYKVYYNKLFSIIETLRKELSSPNIPLIIGGLGDFLGKEGFGKSCTEYNYINQELQKFALEQDNCYFVTAAGLTSNPDGIHIDAVSQRKFGLRYFEAFDKRQHIMEPLVNENELIKCNDTRTQTKAEKIYIISKDFALGKMTFEEFQSQITQISND, from the coding sequence ATGGTTAAATCATTTTTAATGTTAGGACAGTCTAATATGGCTGGTCGGGGATTTATTCACGAAGTATCCCCTATTTTTAATGAAAGGATACAGATGCTGCGCAATGGAAGATGGCAGATGATGACTGAACCCATCAACTATGACCGTCCCGTTTCGGGAATAAGCCTTGCAGCCTCCTTTGCAGACGCATGGTGCCAGATAAATGAGAAGGATACCATTGGATTGATTCCTTGTGCCGAGGGCGGAAGCACTCTTGATGAATGGGCGATCGATGGGGTACTTTTTAAACATGCAGTGAATGAAGCTAGATTTGCAGTCCAGAATAGTGAGCTGACAGGAATTTTATGGCATCAGGGTGAAAGTGATAGTACCAATGGAAATTACAAGGTTTATTATAATAAATTATTTTCAATCATTGAAACTCTTAGGAAAGAATTAAGTTCTCCGAATATTCCTCTGATAATTGGCGGGTTAGGAGATTTCTTGGGCAAAGAAGGGTTTGGAAAAAGCTGCACGGAATATAATTATATAAATCAAGAGCTGCAGAAGTTTGCCCTTGAACAAGACAATTGTTACTTCGTTACCGCTGCAGGTTTAACCTCTAATCCGGATGGGATCCATATTGATGCAGTTTCGCAAAGAAAATTTGGTCTAAGATATTTTGAAGCATTTGATAAAAGGCAGCATATAATGGAGCCATTAGTGAATGAAAACGAACTGATAAAATGTAATGACACCAGAACTCAAACAAAAGCGGAAAAGATCTATATCATAAGCAAGGATTTTGCATTAGGAAAAATGACATTTGAGGAATTCCAATCTCAAATCACACAAATCAGCAATGATTAA